Proteins co-encoded in one Glandiceps talaboti chromosome 22, keGlaTala1.1, whole genome shotgun sequence genomic window:
- the LOC144452227 gene encoding FAS-associated death domain protein-like gives MSGDSVSRDAEVVESSEVREPSFRKMLMKIVQKLKNNDEVEQIKFMCYFISRARKEKITSTVQLLEEIEYADKLSVDDTEFLKECVGEINRKDLVRIIEEYEQLWLRPNTNVQGSAPVNMTRVSQSRPNRGVIAQEQGPDLTDEFEFLRNHLGRDWRSLARRFRLSETDIDSISHDYVRDLKEQSMQALLLWKQYQGSAANKQMLVATLRKCNLNFLADQLEEMAPHGLESS, from the exons ATGAGTGGTGATAGCGTCAGCCGCGACGCCGAGGTCGTTGAATCGTCGGAAGTTCGGGAACCCTCCTTTCGAAAAATGCTCATGAAGATCGTACAGAAACTGAAGAATAATGACGAAGTCGAGCAAATCAAgtttatgtgttattttatcTCTCGCGCCCGGAAAGAGAAAATTACATCAACCGTACAACTACTGGAGGAAATCGAGTATGCTGACAAACTGAGTGTGGACGATACTGAATTTTTGAAGGAATGTGTTGgtgaaattaatagaaaagaTCTTGTACGAATAATAGAAGAATACGAACAGCTTTGGCTTAGGCCGAACACTAATGTTCAAGGCAGTGCACCAGTGAATATGACCAGAGTTAGTCAGTCAAGACCGAACAGAG GTGTAATAGCACAAGAGCAAGGACCCG ATTTGACGGATGAGTTTGAATTTCTTCGTAACCACCTTGGACGGGATTGGAGGTCATTAGCAAGAAGATTTCGTTTAAGTGAAACAGATATTGATTCCATTTCTCATGACTATGTCAGAGATTTGAAAGAACAGTCGATGCAAGCATTACTTCTTTGGAAGCAATACCAGGGAAGTGCAGCTAATAAGCAGATGCTGGTAGCAACATTAAGAAAATGTAATTTGAACTTTTTGGCAGATCAGCTTGAAGAGATGGCGCCCCACGGATTAGAATCATCATaa